CGGGTGCGGATAAAGCTTAATCCGGTGAATTCGATCTTAAAGGATAAAAAGGTCGTGGTGATTGAGGACTCAATCGTGCGCGGCACTACCAGCAGGGCCAGGGTCAAGGCGATCCGCCAGACCGGGGCAAAAGAGGTGCATATGCGGGTCAGCTGCCCGCCGCTGATCAGCCCGTGTTTTTACGGCATAGATTTTCCGACTAAAAAAGAGCTGATCGCCGCCAAGCACAGTATTGACTGGATCCGTGATTTTATCGGCGTGGACAGCCTTAAATATTTAAGCAAAGAAGGGATGCTGGCGGCAATGCCGCTTCCCAAGGAAAGCT
The DNA window shown above is from Candidatus Omnitrophota bacterium and carries:
- a CDS encoding amidophosphoribosyltransferase, translated to ESPVNADLVTPVPDSGTCAALGYAHVLNIPYEMGLIRNHYIGRTFIQPNQVQRDFRVRIKLNPVNSILKDKKVVVIEDSIVRGTTSRARVKAIRQTGAKEVHMRVSCPPLISPCFYGIDFPTKKELIAAKHSIDWIRDFIGVDSLKYLSKEGMLAAMPLPKESFCTACFDGRYPSRLPQKISKRILE